The following coding sequences lie in one Bacteroidales bacterium genomic window:
- a CDS encoding metallophosphoesterase has product MKIIIRIYICFLGIILLSGCKDLFEYHPYDVHVKGETGINEKNSRKIKDACLGKDTIRFVFTGDTQGWYDDTKDFVKAINNRNDIDFIIHGGDLSDYGLTNEFIWMRDILGKLKVPYVALIGNHDCIGSGKDTYLKIYGERNFTFTAGNLKFICLDTNALEYDYSNPVPDFNFIEEQLGNEQELDMKTYFVMHARPYSEQFNNNVARVFQLYINTFPNIQFCMNAHEHQVQIADLYGDGILYYQCANIEKRNYFLFTIKPDGYNYELVEF; this is encoded by the coding sequence ATGAAAATTATAATAAGAATATATATATGTTTCTTAGGGATTATTCTTTTGTCCGGGTGTAAAGACCTTTTTGAATATCATCCATATGATGTGCATGTGAAAGGAGAGACTGGCATCAATGAAAAGAATAGCCGGAAAATTAAAGATGCATGTTTGGGTAAAGATACCATCCGTTTTGTGTTTACCGGCGATACACAAGGTTGGTATGATGACACAAAGGATTTTGTAAAAGCCATAAACAATAGAAATGATATTGATTTTATTATTCACGGAGGAGATCTTTCCGATTATGGCTTGACCAATGAGTTTATCTGGATGCGGGATATTTTGGGCAAGTTAAAAGTTCCTTATGTGGCATTGATCGGCAACCATGACTGCATAGGATCAGGAAAAGATACATATCTGAAAATTTATGGCGAACGAAATTTTACATTTACTGCGGGTAACCTGAAATTTATATGCCTTGATACAAATGCGCTGGAATACGACTATTCCAATCCTGTTCCTGACTTCAATTTTATCGAAGAACAGCTGGGCAACGAACAGGAACTGGATATGAAAACATATTTTGTAATGCATGCAAGGCCATATAGCGAACAATTCAATAATAATGTAGCCAGGGTTTTTCAACTGTATATCAATACTTTTCCCAACATACAGTTTTGTATGAATGCCCATGAGCATCAGGTTCAAATAGCAGATCTATATGGTGATGGGATATTATATTACCAATGTGCCAATATCGAGAAAAGAAATTATTTTTTATTCACCATTAAACCGGATGGTTATAATTATGAATTGGTCGAGTTTTAA
- a CDS encoding sugar phosphate isomerase/epimerase, translating into MQRRNFIKNTVLATGVLSVPFITHAAVKDVVNKESDTSVEFKKSIMWGTVGLSGSVLDKCKAIKAAGYHGIEPNSHMDRKEVLDAMKATGLVASSVCCSTHWEKLLSHPDASVRQEGVEGAIVALEDAHAYGTDAILLVPGRVDANVSYDDCWNRSVEGIKKILPVAKKLKVKICIENVWNNFLLSPIEACNYVDQFKSPYVGFYFDCGNILVYGWPEQWIKILGDRIGRIHIKEFSRELADKNGRWSGFGVKLTEGNVDWTKVMLEARKSYKNVWLTTEQGSSKTPEELKDLNNRLDKILRM; encoded by the coding sequence ATGCAGCGTAGAAATTTTATTAAGAATACTGTTTTGGCTACAGGTGTACTTTCTGTGCCGTTCATTACTCATGCGGCGGTTAAAGATGTGGTGAATAAAGAATCAGATACTTCTGTGGAATTCAAAAAATCGATCATGTGGGGGACCGTAGGTTTAAGTGGTTCCGTATTAGATAAATGTAAAGCAATTAAGGCTGCCGGCTATCATGGGATTGAACCCAATAGCCATATGGATAGGAAAGAAGTCCTTGATGCTATGAAAGCCACAGGTTTGGTTGCTTCCAGTGTTTGTTGTTCAACACACTGGGAAAAATTACTTTCCCATCCGGATGCTTCTGTTCGGCAGGAAGGAGTTGAAGGAGCTATTGTGGCTTTGGAAGACGCCCATGCTTATGGTACGGATGCGATTTTGCTCGTACCCGGCAGGGTGGATGCCAATGTCAGCTATGATGATTGCTGGAACCGTTCAGTAGAAGGGATCAAAAAGATACTCCCGGTTGCTAAAAAGTTAAAAGTAAAAATATGCATAGAAAATGTATGGAATAACTTTCTTTTAAGCCCTATTGAAGCATGTAATTATGTGGATCAATTCAAGAGTCCGTATGTCGGGTTCTATTTTGATTGCGGTAATATTCTCGTTTATGGTTGGCCTGAACAATGGATCAAGATACTTGGAGATCGCATCGGAAGGATACATATTAAGGAGTTCAGTAGAGAACTTGCTGATAAGAACGGACGTTGGAGCGGTTTCGGAGTAAAGCTGACTGAAGGGAATGTTGATTGGACTAAGGTAATGCTGGAAGCCAGAAAAAGTTATAAAAATGTATGGCTTACTACCGAACAGGGAAGTTCAAAGACACCTGAAGAGTTAAAAGATCTGAATAATCGGTTGGATAAAATTCTTCGTATGTAA
- a CDS encoding Gfo/Idh/MocA family oxidoreductase produces MNKKFKSNRREFLKKSTIGTIGTMSVPIFLNSCSGSDTKKEKLKDVEVPEILDKAPDGKPLKAGLVGCGGRGTGAAMDFLSAGSGLQITAIGDVFKDQLDACRARLKEKGQDIPDSNCFIGFDAYQKVIDSGVDVVLLCTPPVFRPIHFKYAIEKGKHCFIEKPCAVDPMGAKQILVDAKRASQQGLSVISGTIRRSQKDCIETYRRVAGGAIGEIVSAHVSRLGGALWHKQRQPGWTDMEYMLRNWVNFCWTSGDLVVEQFVHEIDMMSWFMGDKKPIRAEATGGRQRRVTGDMYDFFSIEYVYDNNYRAHCTSRQIAECDTNHLVMVYGTKGYTNCFDKIYNLDGTIAWEYPHPKKDDPDQSMVVPNPFVQEHIRLVTAIRTNKPVNDAEQHVQSTLMAIMGRESAYSGKFVTWDQIMASTLKLGPETYELGPVPDIKEVIPVVGTSRI; encoded by the coding sequence ATGAATAAAAAATTTAAATCAAATCGTCGGGAGTTCCTGAAAAAATCTACAATAGGTACCATTGGGACGATGTCTGTACCTATATTCCTGAATAGTTGTTCCGGTTCAGACACTAAAAAAGAAAAATTAAAAGATGTAGAGGTTCCGGAAATTTTGGATAAAGCTCCGGATGGAAAGCCTCTTAAAGCAGGGTTGGTAGGATGTGGAGGCCGTGGTACAGGTGCTGCCATGGATTTTTTAAGTGCCGGTAGCGGATTACAAATAACAGCTATTGGAGATGTTTTTAAGGATCAATTGGATGCTTGTAGAGCAAGATTAAAAGAAAAAGGGCAGGATATTCCGGATAGTAATTGTTTTATAGGATTTGATGCCTATCAGAAAGTCATTGATTCGGGGGTAGATGTTGTTTTATTATGTACCCCTCCGGTTTTCAGGCCTATACATTTTAAATATGCTATCGAGAAAGGGAAACATTGTTTTATTGAGAAACCATGTGCTGTTGATCCTATGGGAGCCAAACAGATACTTGTAGATGCCAAAAGGGCTTCTCAGCAGGGATTATCGGTAATCAGCGGAACAATCCGCCGTTCACAAAAAGATTGTATTGAGACATACCGCAGGGTTGCCGGAGGAGCCATCGGCGAAATCGTTTCTGCCCATGTATCGAGATTGGGTGGGGCGCTGTGGCATAAACAACGCCAACCTGGTTGGACCGATATGGAATATATGTTGCGTAACTGGGTGAATTTTTGCTGGACATCAGGAGATTTGGTAGTGGAGCAATTTGTTCATGAGATAGATATGATGTCATGGTTCATGGGTGATAAAAAACCGATTAGGGCTGAAGCTACAGGTGGGCGTCAGCGTCGTGTGACTGGTGATATGTATGACTTCTTCAGCATAGAGTATGTATACGATAATAATTACAGGGCACATTGCACTTCACGTCAGATTGCTGAATGCGATACCAATCACCTGGTTATGGTATACGGAACGAAGGGCTATACCAATTGCTTTGATAAGATATACAATCTGGACGGAACCATTGCGTGGGAGTATCCTCATCCTAAAAAAGATGATCCGGATCAGTCAATGGTTGTTCCCAATCCTTTTGTTCAGGAACATATCCGTCTTGTTACTGCTATCCGTACCAATAAGCCTGTAAATGATGCTGAACAGCATGTTCAGTCTACATTGATGGCTATTATGGGACGTGAGTCAGCATACAGTGGGAAATTTGTTACCTGGGATCAGATCATGGCCTCTACATTGAAATTAGGTCCTGAAACCTACGAGTTAGGACCGGTTCCTGATATCAAAGAAGTTATTCCAGTTGTTGGAACATCCAGGATTTAA